From Streptomyces sp. HUAS MG91, the proteins below share one genomic window:
- a CDS encoding APC family permease: protein MTTTDPRTPRRGAGGAPAEPQSGGGRLASGRIGTFDLVFFVVAAAAPLTVLAGVAPFAIGIGGAGAPLAYLVSGVLLVLFAAGFTAMSLYVRNAGAFYAYVAHGLGRVLGVGTAYVAVVSYNLITPGVAAAFGYFAADSVHDATGADIPWWVLSGVCVAAVGVLGWLKVTLSAKVLGVALVLEVLSLVVMDGGILGDRGTAALDPASFDPSTLATGGVAGMFVLIIGAFTGFEATAIYAEEARDPRRTVPRATFIAIGFLAVFYAVGCWLIMGAFGTERAVDLAGAAAGPDLTFTAAELHVGAWLADAMHGLIIVSAFAATLAFHNAAARYLYALGREGLLPRRLGTVSGRHGSPGGAVVAQSAFNLVLIAVGALLAADPYGEVFLWTNGIGVLGIMAMQALAALAVWAYFRRDRRGMSAARVVWSPLLACAGLVVLSVLAVVHFDLLTGRTGAVNAVLLVPLPLVLIAGFAVALRIKRREPERYASLTTVDVEREG from the coding sequence ATGACGACCACCGACCCCAGAACTCCCCGCAGAGGCGCGGGAGGTGCGCCCGCCGAGCCGCAGTCCGGCGGCGGGCGGCTCGCCTCGGGCCGCATCGGCACGTTCGACCTGGTCTTCTTCGTCGTCGCGGCCGCCGCGCCGCTGACCGTCCTTGCCGGTGTCGCCCCGTTCGCGATCGGCATCGGCGGGGCGGGCGCCCCGCTCGCCTACCTCGTCTCCGGCGTCCTGCTCGTCCTGTTCGCCGCCGGGTTCACCGCGATGAGCCTCTACGTGCGCAACGCGGGCGCCTTCTACGCGTACGTGGCGCACGGCCTCGGCCGGGTCCTCGGCGTCGGTACCGCCTATGTCGCCGTCGTCTCCTACAACCTGATCACCCCCGGAGTCGCCGCCGCCTTCGGCTACTTCGCGGCAGACTCCGTGCACGACGCCACCGGCGCCGACATACCGTGGTGGGTGCTGTCCGGCGTGTGCGTGGCCGCCGTCGGAGTCCTCGGCTGGCTGAAGGTCACGCTCAGCGCGAAGGTGCTCGGCGTCGCCCTCGTCCTCGAAGTGCTCTCGCTCGTCGTCATGGACGGGGGCATCCTCGGCGACCGCGGCACCGCCGCCCTCGACCCGGCCTCCTTCGACCCGTCCACGCTCGCCACCGGCGGCGTCGCCGGCATGTTCGTCCTCATCATCGGCGCGTTCACCGGCTTCGAGGCGACCGCGATCTACGCGGAGGAGGCCCGCGACCCGCGCCGCACGGTGCCCCGCGCCACCTTCATCGCCATCGGATTCCTCGCCGTCTTCTACGCGGTGGGCTGCTGGCTGATCATGGGCGCCTTCGGCACCGAGCGCGCCGTCGACCTCGCCGGAGCCGCCGCCGGACCCGATCTGACCTTCACCGCCGCCGAACTCCACGTCGGAGCCTGGCTCGCCGACGCCATGCACGGCCTGATCATCGTCAGCGCGTTCGCCGCGACCCTCGCCTTCCACAACGCCGCCGCCCGCTACCTCTACGCCCTCGGCCGCGAGGGCCTGCTGCCGCGCCGCCTCGGCACCGTCAGCGGGCGGCACGGCTCGCCCGGCGGCGCGGTCGTCGCCCAGAGCGCCTTCAATCTGGTGCTCATCGCCGTCGGCGCGCTGCTCGCCGCCGATCCGTACGGCGAGGTGTTCCTGTGGACCAACGGCATCGGCGTCCTCGGCATCATGGCCATGCAGGCGCTCGCCGCGCTCGCCGTCTGGGCGTACTTCCGGCGGGACCGGCGCGGCATGAGCGCCGCCCGCGTCGTCTGGTCGCCGCTGCTCGCGTGCGCGGGGCTCGTCGTCCTCTCGGTCCTCGCCGTCGTCCACTTCGACCTGCTGACCGGCCGCACCGGCGCCGTGAACGCCGTACTCCTGGTGCCCCTGCCGCTGGTGCTGATCGCCGGGTTCGCGGTGGCCCTGCGGATCAAGCGCCGCGAACCCGAGCGGTACGCGTCGCTGACCACGGTCGACGTGGAACGGGAGGGGTGA
- a CDS encoding metalloregulator ArsR/SmtB family transcription factor has protein sequence MARAATTSDVFNAIAEPQRRDILMLLRAGERPVSELAQELGMSQPGASKHLRVLREVGLVRDRRAGKQRLYGLDARGLRPVHEWTGGFERFWNGAFDRLDAYVQDLGQAQQEE, from the coding sequence ATGGCACGAGCAGCGACGACGTCGGACGTCTTCAACGCGATCGCCGAGCCGCAGCGCCGGGACATCCTGATGCTGCTGCGGGCGGGGGAGCGGCCGGTGAGCGAGTTGGCCCAGGAGCTGGGGATGAGCCAGCCGGGGGCGTCCAAGCACCTGCGGGTGCTCCGGGAGGTCGGGCTGGTGCGGGACCGCAGGGCGGGCAAGCAGCGCCTCTACGGCCTCGACGCCCGCGGGCTGCGACCGGTCCACGAGTGGACCGGCGGCTTCGAGCGGTTCTGGAACGGAGCCTTCGACCGGCTGGACGCGTATGTGCAGGACCTGGGGCAGGCACAACAGGAGGAGTGA
- a CDS encoding SRPBCC family protein, which translates to MSATEPDATERSATTDREIVISRAIGAPREVVFEAFTEVRHLSRWWGPEGFTTTTRAFEFRVGGEWDFVMHGPDGTDYQEWITWTALVPPERIAMLHGERRDDPNAFESVLTFEPDGAATRIEMRTLFPTKELRDEAAEKYHAIEAGRQTLDNLAAYVTGTDHEGAEG; encoded by the coding sequence ATGTCAGCGACAGAACCGGACGCGACGGAGCGGTCGGCGACGACCGACCGGGAAATCGTGATCTCCCGGGCCATCGGCGCCCCGCGTGAGGTGGTGTTCGAGGCCTTCACCGAGGTGCGGCACCTGTCGCGCTGGTGGGGACCGGAGGGATTCACCACCACCACGCGGGCGTTCGAGTTCCGCGTCGGCGGCGAGTGGGACTTCGTGATGCACGGACCGGACGGGACGGACTACCAGGAGTGGATCACCTGGACCGCGCTCGTCCCGCCGGAACGGATCGCGATGCTCCACGGCGAGCGACGTGACGACCCGAACGCCTTCGAGTCGGTGCTCACCTTCGAGCCCGACGGCGCGGCGACCCGGATCGAGATGCGCACGCTGTTCCCCACCAAGGAGCTGCGTGACGAGGCGGCCGAGAAGTACCACGCGATCGAGGCCGGCCGGCAGACCCTGGACAACCTGGCGGCCTACGTCACCGGGACGGACCACGAGGGGGCGGAGGGCTGA
- a CDS encoding dihydrofolate reductase family protein: MARKVFFSVSMSLDGFVAPESPEELMGPLWRELQQWIFPQRFFRENLNLGTGGEEGRDNDIVRETFERTGASVMGKRMFDAGERMWPEDPPFHTPVFVVTHEKRDPWERLGGTTFHFVNDGVESALDRAREAAGDRDVRIAGGGTTILEYVNAGLVDEFSIALSPVLFGSGIRLFEGVDAGRVALEQIRSEPSPRATHVTYAVRRR, encoded by the coding sequence ATGGCCCGAAAGGTGTTCTTCAGCGTGTCGATGTCGCTGGACGGCTTCGTCGCACCCGAGTCCCCCGAGGAGCTGATGGGGCCGCTGTGGCGGGAACTCCAGCAGTGGATCTTCCCGCAGCGGTTCTTCCGGGAGAACCTGAACCTCGGCACGGGCGGCGAGGAGGGGCGCGACAACGACATCGTGCGGGAGACGTTCGAGCGCACCGGCGCGAGCGTGATGGGCAAGCGCATGTTCGACGCCGGCGAGCGGATGTGGCCGGAGGACCCGCCGTTCCACACGCCGGTCTTCGTCGTGACCCACGAGAAGCGCGACCCCTGGGAGCGGCTGGGCGGGACCACGTTCCACTTCGTGAACGACGGCGTCGAGAGCGCGCTCGACCGGGCCCGCGAGGCCGCCGGCGACCGCGACGTCCGCATCGCGGGCGGCGGCACGACGATCCTGGAGTACGTGAACGCCGGCCTGGTCGACGAGTTCTCGATCGCGCTCTCGCCCGTGCTGTTCGGCTCCGGAATCCGCCTGTTCGAGGGCGTCGACGCCGGCCGCGTGGCCCTGGAGCAGATCCGCTCGGAGCCCTCCCCGAGGGCGACGCACGTGACCTACGCCGTCCGCAGGCGGTAG
- a CDS encoding Orn/Lys/Arg decarboxylase N-terminal domain-containing protein, with product MLFAVTEDPDGKRRVAESLRRIREVLRAEGVGVRWLTDIADAVAVVRSDASPVGLVTQWLPPGENGSESRSAELLRAVARSFRGLPVYLLERGGTLQEMPLWVSDVATGYLWPDEDTPASVGGRIANAVAEYRRAVLPPFFGALSEFHDTHEYSWHTPAHGGGVAFLRSAAGREASGDGIQASRILRCATRAASFHAAEKPEGVSAWALVGGAAAALVAGAVGVRGLRRRRGVARAA from the coding sequence GTGTTGTTCGCGGTCACGGAGGACCCGGACGGCAAGAGACGTGTGGCGGAGTCGCTGCGTCGGATCCGCGAGGTGCTCCGCGCGGAGGGAGTGGGCGTCCGGTGGCTCACGGACATCGCCGACGCGGTCGCCGTGGTCCGCTCGGACGCTTCGCCGGTGGGGCTGGTGACGCAGTGGCTGCCACCCGGTGAGAACGGCTCGGAGAGCCGCTCCGCCGAACTGCTGCGGGCCGTGGCGCGCTCGTTCCGCGGTCTGCCCGTGTACCTGCTGGAGCGGGGCGGCACCCTTCAGGAGATGCCCTTGTGGGTGTCGGACGTGGCGACCGGCTACCTCTGGCCGGACGAGGACACCCCGGCCTCGGTCGGGGGCCGCATCGCCAACGCCGTGGCCGAGTACCGGCGCGCCGTCCTCCCGCCGTTCTTCGGCGCGCTGAGCGAATTCCATGACACCCACGAGTACTCCTGGCACACGCCCGCCCACGGCGGCGGCGTGGCCTTCCTGCGCTCGGCGGCGGGCCGGGAGGCGTCGGGGGACGGCATCCAGGCCTCCCGGATCCTCCGCTGCGCGACTCGCGCGGCATCTTTCCACGCCGCCGAGAAGCCTGAAGGCGTGAGCGCGTGGGCGCTTGTCGGCGGCGCGGCGGCGGCCCTGGTGGCGGGGGCGGTCGGCGTACGGGGCTTGCGCAGGCGGCGCGGGGTGGCGCGGGCCGCGTAG
- a CDS encoding GDSL-type esterase/lipase family protein, with the protein MPGVADPLRQRAALRLRRVRAALVRGAWAWAEQHGRITSEDPGGRHFGRLGRGVCIGFPVASLYGEPWMEIGDGTLVGSHVTLTAGLLPGMDLGPSPVLRIGDGCLIGRGSHIVAHDSVTIGDDVFIAPYAYITDQNHGYTDPGLPIGCQPPRNRPVLIGDGCWIGAGALVLPGTRLGRNVAVAGGSVVRGEFPDHCLVGGVPARILRSYDAAHGWTPPPAASTTPEDLMSLAHPERTPDMIDIMIVGDSISHGSSGDWTWRYRFWKHLREHGVSLDLVGPKATLDNIRTAEVGDDDSTYADPEFDPDHDAQWGRPYVTEKDEIEAKVREHRPGYLLVLLGINDLFWYGVEPPRFEENLREFIANARRAEPNLRIVVGTVLECQKAVDEADFGARVGATNDRIRAVAEDLDSPSAPVVVAETAAEFVAADHTWDGTHPNPHGELRIAAAFADSLASRFGIGARYPRPYPDVPPVAPEAKASID; encoded by the coding sequence ATGCCCGGAGTCGCTGATCCGCTGCGGCAACGCGCGGCCCTGCGGCTGCGGCGCGTTCGGGCCGCCCTGGTCCGAGGCGCGTGGGCGTGGGCCGAACAGCACGGGCGCATCACGTCCGAGGACCCGGGAGGCCGGCACTTCGGCCGCCTCGGCCGCGGGGTCTGCATCGGCTTCCCGGTGGCGTCGCTCTACGGAGAGCCGTGGATGGAGATCGGCGACGGCACCCTGGTCGGGAGCCACGTCACCCTCACGGCCGGTCTGCTGCCCGGCATGGACCTGGGCCCGTCGCCGGTGCTGCGGATCGGTGACGGCTGCCTGATCGGACGGGGCAGCCACATCGTGGCCCACGACTCCGTGACGATCGGAGACGACGTCTTCATCGCCCCGTACGCGTACATCACCGACCAGAATCACGGCTACACCGATCCCGGCCTGCCCATCGGCTGTCAGCCGCCGCGCAATCGGCCAGTGCTGATCGGCGACGGCTGCTGGATCGGCGCCGGCGCCCTGGTGCTGCCCGGCACCCGGCTGGGGCGGAACGTCGCGGTGGCCGGCGGTTCGGTCGTCCGCGGCGAGTTTCCCGACCACTGTCTCGTGGGCGGCGTGCCCGCCCGCATCCTGCGCAGTTACGACGCGGCGCACGGCTGGACGCCGCCGCCCGCGGCCTCGACGACACCGGAGGATCTCATGTCCCTGGCCCACCCGGAACGCACCCCCGACATGATCGACATCATGATCGTCGGCGACTCGATCAGCCACGGCAGCAGCGGTGACTGGACCTGGCGCTACCGCTTCTGGAAGCACCTGCGCGAGCACGGCGTCAGCCTCGATCTGGTCGGGCCGAAGGCCACCCTCGACAACATCCGCACCGCCGAGGTCGGTGACGACGACTCCACCTACGCCGACCCGGAGTTCGACCCCGACCACGACGCCCAGTGGGGCCGTCCGTACGTCACCGAGAAGGACGAGATCGAGGCCAAGGTGCGTGAGCACCGGCCGGGCTATCTGCTGGTGCTCCTCGGTATCAACGACCTGTTCTGGTACGGCGTCGAGCCGCCCCGGTTCGAGGAGAACCTGCGCGAGTTCATCGCCAACGCCCGGCGGGCCGAGCCGAACCTCCGCATCGTGGTCGGCACCGTTCTGGAGTGCCAGAAGGCCGTCGACGAGGCCGATTTCGGAGCGCGGGTCGGGGCCACCAACGACAGGATCCGGGCCGTCGCCGAGGATCTCGACAGCCCGTCCGCGCCCGTCGTGGTCGCCGAGACGGCGGCGGAGTTCGTCGCCGCCGACCACACCTGGGACGGCACCCATCCCAACCCGCACGGCGAACTCCGCATCGCCGCGGCCTTCGCCGACTCGCTCGCCTCCCGCTTCGGTATCGGTGCCCGCTACCCGCGGCCGTACCCGGACGTCCCGCCCGTCGCCCCGGAGGCCAAGGCGAGCATCGACTGA
- a CDS encoding penicillin-binding transpeptidase domain-containing protein translates to MTHLPTRRRAPRSPLRTVCAVAVVCAVAAGGAYAAELGPFDRGSDARDPAAAKQARDFLADWSHGRYGGAAARTTNPARAEDVLQSFTAGLDITEPRLTASAAETTDDGTVRVPFTAKMPVKGLGTWTYTSHVPLRESGDGDWKVDWSLGIVHPHLSEKAKFRLEREDTSAPQVSDRHGKSLTGDAYPSLQPLLTQFAGDGSGAARGAIRLVDRVTGETTGTETTFGKGPKGGGAEAGAADDAPVKTTLDAAWQSAADAALASEAGGKNASLVALRVDNGEVLAMANSPATGFNRAVSGTYAPGSTWKIVTSSALLLKNAVTPDTVVDCPKHLIVGKEFHNVETSEFRGATFQKDFTESCNTAFISLRGKLGDAESGDVARKYFGVGQEWHVGIPSYDGAVPVPKDETEKAAAMIGQGRVQANPLVMASVTATAASGRFHQPTIVPGKKDNTSTTPLPASVVGQLRTMMRATVTDGTAHVLADLPGGIGAKTGTAEVADDEENNGWLVARRGNVAVACVVEQGVTGGGSAGPILHQLLSAVPDDPS, encoded by the coding sequence ATGACACACCTTCCGACCAGGAGGAGAGCCCCGCGCTCTCCGCTCAGAACCGTCTGTGCTGTCGCCGTGGTCTGTGCCGTCGCGGCCGGCGGCGCCTACGCCGCGGAGCTCGGCCCCTTCGACCGCGGCTCGGACGCGCGCGACCCCGCCGCCGCCAAGCAGGCACGGGACTTCCTCGCCGACTGGTCCCACGGCCGCTACGGCGGGGCCGCCGCCCGCACCACCAACCCCGCGCGCGCCGAGGACGTGCTGCAGAGCTTCACCGCGGGCCTCGACATCACCGAGCCGCGGCTGACCGCGTCCGCGGCCGAGACCACGGACGACGGCACCGTACGGGTGCCCTTCACGGCGAAGATGCCGGTGAAGGGGCTCGGCACCTGGACGTACACCTCGCACGTGCCGCTGCGCGAGAGCGGCGACGGCGACTGGAAAGTCGACTGGTCCCTGGGAATCGTTCACCCACACCTCAGCGAGAAGGCCAAGTTCCGCCTCGAGCGCGAGGACACCAGCGCGCCCCAGGTCTCGGACCGTCACGGCAAGTCGCTGACCGGTGACGCATACCCTTCGTTGCAGCCTCTCCTCACCCAGTTCGCAGGCGACGGCAGTGGCGCGGCCCGCGGGGCGATCCGGCTCGTCGACAGGGTCACCGGAGAGACGACGGGGACGGAGACCACGTTCGGGAAGGGACCGAAGGGCGGCGGGGCCGAGGCCGGAGCAGCGGACGACGCACCGGTCAAGACCACTCTGGACGCCGCCTGGCAGTCCGCCGCCGACGCCGCGCTCGCCTCCGAAGCCGGGGGAAAGAACGCTTCACTGGTCGCGCTGCGCGTCGACAACGGTGAGGTGCTCGCGATGGCCAACTCCCCCGCCACCGGCTTCAACCGGGCCGTCTCGGGAACCTACGCCCCCGGCTCGACCTGGAAGATCGTCACCAGCAGCGCGCTTCTACTGAAGAACGCCGTGACGCCTGACACCGTCGTGGACTGTCCCAAGCACCTCATCGTGGGCAAGGAGTTCCACAACGTGGAGACGTCCGAGTTCCGCGGCGCCACCTTCCAGAAGGACTTCACGGAGTCCTGCAACACCGCGTTCATCAGCCTGCGCGGCAAACTCGGGGACGCGGAGAGCGGCGACGTGGCGCGCAAGTACTTCGGCGTCGGCCAGGAGTGGCACGTCGGCATCCCCTCGTACGACGGGGCGGTGCCGGTGCCGAAGGACGAGACCGAGAAGGCGGCGGCGATGATCGGCCAGGGCCGCGTGCAGGCGAACCCGCTGGTCATGGCGTCAGTCACCGCGACCGCGGCGTCCGGCCGCTTCCACCAGCCCACGATCGTGCCCGGCAAGAAGGACAACACCTCCACCACGCCCCTGCCGGCGTCCGTGGTCGGCCAGTTGCGCACGATGATGCGGGCGACCGTCACCGACGGGACGGCACACGTCCTGGCCGACCTGCCGGGCGGGATAGGCGCGAAGACGGGCACGGCCGAAGTCGCCGATGACGAGGAGAACAACGGCTGGCTCGTGGCCCGGCGCGGCAACGTCGCCGTGGCGTGCGTGGTCGAACAGGGAGTGACGGGCGGCGGCTCGGCCGGCCCGATCCTGCACCAACTGCTGTCCGCCGTCCCGGACGACCCCTCCTGA
- a CDS encoding LysR substrate-binding domain-containing protein — protein MAVAEESHFGRAATRLGMAQPPLSQRIQRLERELEVRLFDRTSRQVALTKAGTLLLPEARELLARAGTLRAAARRIRDGESGLLRAALPPDIAGVTVAAVLTEFQKRCSEVELELHELSTAEQLDRFGTRELDVGLVHHPCDVTGLELGPVLRRDLGVLLPPGAPAAEHTAVPLAALTGHDLVLFPRAGSPALYDDLLTTCARGGYTPPAVRHGRGASFTRGLVMSAGAVAFTPRDTRDDTAHPDLVWRPLAGAPLAWRHSVAWPQLHGDAAVRAFTDAAEHALRTTADARPDTPARPMHLRPAAEYWL, from the coding sequence GTGGCTGTTGCAGAAGAGTCACACTTCGGCCGGGCCGCGACCCGCCTCGGCATGGCGCAGCCTCCTTTGTCGCAGCGCATCCAGCGCCTCGAGCGGGAGCTTGAGGTGCGGCTTTTCGACCGCACGAGCCGTCAGGTCGCCCTCACCAAGGCCGGGACGCTGCTGCTGCCCGAGGCGCGGGAACTGCTCGCGAGGGCCGGGACACTGCGTGCCGCCGCCCGCCGCATCAGGGACGGGGAGAGCGGTTTGCTGCGCGCGGCGCTGCCGCCCGACATCGCGGGTGTCACGGTCGCCGCCGTGCTCACGGAGTTCCAGAAACGGTGCTCCGAGGTGGAGCTGGAACTGCACGAGCTGTCCACCGCCGAGCAACTCGACCGCTTCGGGACACGCGAGCTCGACGTAGGGCTGGTGCACCATCCCTGCGACGTGACCGGCCTGGAACTCGGCCCGGTGCTCCGCCGTGACCTGGGCGTCCTGCTGCCGCCCGGCGCACCCGCCGCCGAGCACACCGCGGTACCGCTCGCCGCGCTCACCGGCCACGACCTGGTCCTCTTCCCCCGTGCCGGATCCCCCGCGCTCTACGACGATCTGCTGACCACCTGTGCGCGCGGCGGCTACACGCCGCCCGCGGTCCGGCACGGCCGGGGAGCCAGCTTCACCCGCGGCCTCGTGATGTCCGCCGGGGCTGTCGCCTTCACTCCGCGCGACACCCGGGACGACACCGCGCACCCCGATCTCGTGTGGCGCCCGCTCGCCGGCGCGCCCTTGGCCTGGCGGCACTCCGTCGCCTGGCCCCAACTGCACGGCGACGCCGCCGTACGCGCCTTCACGGACGCCGCCGAGCACGCACTGCGCACCACGGCCGACGCCCGCCCCGACACCCCCGCACGTCCCATGCATCTGCGCCCCGCAGCGGAGTACTGGCTATGA
- a CDS encoding serine hydrolase, with amino-acid sequence MTDTSTAIGTAFADAGVTGWLHALDIDTGAELDWQGNQSVCTASVHKLPLLVALHERAAAGDLDLTEQVECPPTGRTAGPTGLAAMLDGARLSLRDLAYLMMAVSDNAAADLLLTRVGLDAVNRTTLRIGLTRTQAVHSFGAAMAMIKEDAGPDGVRALADPHVIARLRALDPARANHSTPRDLTRLLAAIWRDTAGTPEHCAAMRRLMALQVWPHRLASGFPFDDVHVAGKTGSLPTLRGEVGTVEYPDGGRYALAVFTRSVRSSAILPAADAVIGTAARIAVDTLRANRKAS; translated from the coding sequence ATGACCGACACGTCCACCGCCATCGGTACGGCGTTCGCCGACGCCGGAGTCACCGGGTGGCTGCACGCCCTCGACATCGACACCGGCGCCGAACTCGACTGGCAGGGAAACCAGTCGGTGTGCACCGCCAGCGTTCACAAGCTGCCCCTGCTGGTCGCCCTGCACGAGCGGGCGGCGGCCGGCGACCTGGACCTCACCGAGCAGGTCGAGTGCCCGCCCACCGGGCGCACCGCGGGGCCGACCGGTCTCGCGGCCATGCTGGACGGGGCCCGGCTCTCCCTGCGCGACCTGGCCTACCTGATGATGGCCGTCAGCGACAACGCCGCCGCCGATCTGCTCCTGACGCGCGTCGGCCTGGACGCCGTCAACCGTACGACGCTCCGCATCGGCCTCACCCGCACCCAGGCCGTGCACTCCTTCGGGGCGGCCATGGCCATGATCAAGGAGGACGCGGGACCCGACGGCGTCCGCGCCCTGGCCGACCCGCACGTCATCGCCCGGCTGCGCGCGCTCGACCCGGCGCGGGCCAACCACAGCACCCCGCGCGACCTGACCCGGCTGCTCGCCGCCATCTGGCGCGATACCGCCGGCACACCCGAACACTGCGCCGCCATGCGGCGCCTGATGGCCCTTCAGGTGTGGCCGCATCGGCTCGCGTCCGGCTTTCCCTTCGACGACGTGCACGTCGCGGGCAAGACCGGGTCGCTGCCGACCCTGCGGGGCGAGGTCGGCACCGTGGAGTACCCGGACGGCGGCCGCTACGCCCTCGCCGTGTTCACCCGCTCCGTACGCAGCTCCGCGATCCTGCCCGCCGCCGACGCCGTGATCGGCACAGCCGCGAGGATCGCCGTGGACACGCTCCGCGCGAACAGGAAGGCGAGCTGA